Proteins encoded by one window of Ramlibacter tataouinensis:
- a CDS encoding TetR/AcrR family transcriptional regulator, which translates to MEARTARSELTRAAIVGAALDLAAAEGLESITLQAVADRIGLSKSGVFSRVGSRETLQKAVVEEFGRRFIEDVFVPSMQQPKGLPRLEAIVQRWIVRTRDLEARTGCIYSAGAFELDDRQGPLRDQLHGEVVRWRAALRRTVLQAVEAGHLRPDTDAEQLVAELSALVLGLVHDTRFLRDGRAAERAQASWQRLLASYRA; encoded by the coding sequence ATGGAAGCCAGGACCGCCCGCAGCGAGCTGACCCGCGCCGCCATCGTCGGCGCGGCGCTGGACCTGGCCGCGGCCGAGGGGCTGGAGTCGATCACCCTGCAGGCGGTGGCCGACCGCATCGGCCTGTCCAAGAGCGGCGTGTTCTCGCGCGTGGGCTCGCGCGAGACGCTGCAGAAGGCGGTGGTCGAGGAGTTCGGCCGGCGCTTCATCGAGGACGTGTTCGTACCGTCCATGCAGCAGCCCAAAGGCTTGCCGCGGCTGGAGGCGATCGTGCAGCGCTGGATCGTGCGCACCCGTGACCTCGAGGCGCGCACCGGCTGCATCTATTCGGCCGGCGCCTTCGAGCTGGACGACCGCCAGGGCCCGCTGCGCGACCAGCTGCACGGCGAGGTGGTGCGCTGGCGGGCCGCCTTGCGGCGCACCGTGCTGCAGGCCGTCGAGGCCGGGCACCTGCGGCCGGACACCGACGCCGAGCAGCTGGTCGCCGAACTCTCCGCGCTCGTGCTGGGTCTGGTGCACGACACCCGTTTCCTGCGCGACGGCCGCGCCGCCGAGCGCGCCCAGGCCAGCTGGCAGCGGCTGCTCGCCAGCTACCGGGCCTGA
- a CDS encoding FAD-binding oxidoreductase: MNAPTAVSHLVPEFHPRPVPQALLDALAARFGAQCSTAAAVREQHGRDESSFDVPPPAAVVFAESTQDVADAVALAAQHEVPVIPFGVGSSLEGHLLAVQGGISIDLSRMNQVLAVHAEDLTVTVQAGVTRKQLNDEIRSTGLFFPIDPGADATIGGMSATRASGTNAVRYGTMRENVLALEVVTASGEVIRTGTRARKSSAGYDLTRLMVGSEGTLGVITEITLRLYPIPEAISAAVCSFPSIEAAVRTVIQVIQLGVPIARVELIDANSVRMVNRHSKLTLREEPMLLMEFHGSPAGVQEQAEAVQEIAGEHGGNAFEWATTPEERTRLWTARHNAYFAAIQSRPGCRAISTDTCVPISRLADCLLDSVAEADAGGLPYFLVGHVGDGNFHFGYLLDPNDPRERQVAEELNHKLVARALALGGTCTGEHGVGLHKMGFLVDEAGDGAVDMMRTIKRALDPKNILNPGKIFSL, translated from the coding sequence ATGAACGCGCCCACCGCCGTGTCCCACCTCGTCCCCGAGTTCCACCCGCGCCCGGTGCCGCAGGCGCTGCTGGACGCGCTGGCGGCGCGCTTCGGCGCCCAGTGCTCCACCGCCGCCGCGGTGCGCGAGCAGCACGGGCGCGACGAATCCTCGTTCGACGTGCCGCCGCCGGCCGCGGTGGTGTTCGCCGAAAGCACGCAGGACGTGGCCGATGCGGTGGCGCTGGCGGCGCAGCACGAGGTGCCGGTGATTCCATTCGGCGTCGGCTCCTCGCTGGAAGGCCACCTGCTGGCGGTGCAGGGCGGCATCAGCATCGACCTCTCGCGCATGAACCAGGTGCTCGCCGTCCACGCCGAGGACCTGACGGTGACGGTGCAGGCCGGCGTCACGCGCAAGCAGCTCAACGACGAGATCCGCAGCACCGGCCTGTTCTTCCCGATCGACCCCGGCGCCGACGCGACGATCGGCGGCATGAGCGCCACCCGGGCCTCCGGCACCAACGCCGTGCGCTACGGCACCATGCGCGAGAACGTGCTGGCGCTGGAGGTGGTCACCGCCAGCGGCGAGGTGATCCGCACCGGCACCCGCGCCCGCAAGTCGTCGGCCGGCTACGACCTGACCCGCCTGATGGTGGGCAGCGAGGGCACGCTGGGCGTCATCACCGAGATCACGCTGCGGCTGTACCCGATCCCGGAGGCGATCTCGGCGGCGGTGTGCTCCTTCCCCAGCATCGAGGCGGCGGTGCGCACCGTGATCCAGGTGATCCAGCTCGGCGTGCCGATCGCCCGCGTCGAGCTGATCGACGCCAACAGCGTGCGCATGGTCAACCGGCACAGCAAGCTCACGCTGCGCGAGGAACCGATGCTGCTGATGGAGTTCCACGGCTCGCCCGCCGGCGTCCAGGAACAGGCCGAGGCGGTGCAGGAGATCGCCGGCGAGCATGGCGGCAATGCCTTCGAGTGGGCCACCACGCCGGAGGAGCGCACCCGCCTGTGGACGGCGCGGCACAACGCCTACTTCGCCGCCATCCAGTCGCGCCCGGGCTGCCGCGCCATCTCCACCGACACCTGCGTGCCGATCTCGCGGCTGGCCGACTGCCTGCTCGACTCGGTGGCCGAGGCCGACGCCGGCGGCCTGCCCTACTTCCTGGTCGGCCACGTCGGCGACGGCAACTTCCACTTCGGCTACCTGCTCGATCCGAACGACCCGCGCGAGCGCCAGGTCGCCGAGGAACTCAATCACAAGCTGGTGGCGCGCGCGCTGGCGCTGGGCGGCACCTGCACCGGCGAGCACGGGGTCGGGCTGCACAAGATGGGCTTCCTGGTCGACGAGGCCGGCGACGGCGCGGTCGACATGATGCGCACCATCAAGCGCGCGCTGGATCCCAAGAACATCCTGAACCCCGGCAAGATCTTTTCGCTCTGA
- a CDS encoding tetratricopeptide repeat protein, with the protein MTIARPLVRLRTSCVAVLAACGGLLSVPAHAQFGGFLQNMMQMQQQQAAKQQAEQAANPTKKWGPAKPVAPEVQAAATAFAAGAPADLRALMERLYIEGERNATLNLQRIGMVALAAGQVDLAEKAFEAAVVRIEMIYADNPEAQKAKSLWTAEKVKDFKGEPYERAMAYFYRGIVWAAKGDFQNARAMFKQADYQDTVAEAEQYAGDFGLMPYMAGWASYCDGNAQLARDFLQQAAKGDKAYEGVPVERPVLLLFETGRVPFKYGAGKYAEALKWQPHKLPESTVKTACVEGGSCVADTFMVGGDVGFQATTRGGRPVDAVLGGKASFREGAENVSTVATTIGAASLQAGMMSGNRDAAGVGMVGLFAGLVAEGVAQSTQAQADIREWEQLPATVWLATAQQKVGAARLGVSVEAEGKTTVLAATRLVDAPRCQLYWGRSVAPASLLSEAGPLEPGEHKRDPVFRQEIQALFAPQ; encoded by the coding sequence TTGACGATCGCCCGACCCCTTGTCCGCCTGCGCACCAGCTGCGTGGCCGTGCTGGCCGCCTGCGGCGGCCTGCTGTCCGTGCCGGCCCATGCGCAGTTCGGCGGCTTCCTGCAGAACATGATGCAGATGCAGCAGCAGCAGGCCGCCAAGCAGCAGGCCGAGCAGGCCGCCAACCCGACCAAGAAGTGGGGCCCGGCCAAGCCGGTCGCGCCGGAGGTGCAGGCCGCCGCCACCGCGTTCGCGGCCGGCGCGCCGGCCGACCTGCGCGCGCTGATGGAGCGGCTGTACATCGAGGGCGAGCGCAACGCCACCCTGAACCTGCAGCGCATCGGCATGGTGGCGCTGGCTGCCGGCCAGGTCGACCTGGCGGAGAAGGCGTTCGAGGCGGCGGTGGTGCGCATCGAGATGATCTACGCCGACAACCCGGAGGCGCAGAAGGCCAAGTCGCTGTGGACGGCCGAGAAGGTCAAGGACTTCAAGGGCGAGCCCTACGAGCGCGCCATGGCCTACTTCTACCGCGGCATCGTGTGGGCGGCCAAGGGTGACTTCCAGAACGCCCGCGCCATGTTCAAGCAGGCCGACTACCAGGACACCGTGGCCGAGGCCGAGCAGTACGCCGGCGACTTCGGGCTGATGCCCTACATGGCGGGCTGGGCCAGCTACTGCGATGGCAATGCCCAGCTCGCGCGCGACTTCCTGCAGCAGGCGGCCAAGGGCGACAAGGCCTACGAGGGCGTGCCGGTCGAGCGGCCCGTGCTGCTGCTGTTCGAGACCGGCCGCGTGCCGTTCAAGTACGGCGCCGGCAAGTACGCCGAGGCGCTCAAGTGGCAGCCGCACAAGCTGCCGGAGTCCACCGTCAAGACCGCCTGCGTCGAAGGCGGCAGCTGCGTGGCCGACACCTTCATGGTCGGCGGCGATGTCGGCTTCCAGGCCACCACCCGCGGCGGCCGGCCGGTCGACGCCGTGCTGGGCGGCAAGGCCTCGTTCCGCGAGGGGGCCGAGAACGTCTCCACGGTGGCCACCACCATCGGCGCGGCCAGCCTGCAGGCCGGCATGATGTCCGGCAACCGCGACGCCGCCGGCGTCGGCATGGTGGGCCTGTTCGCCGGCCTGGTGGCCGAGGGCGTGGCCCAGTCGACCCAGGCGCAGGCCGACATCCGCGAATGGGAGCAACTGCCCGCCACCGTGTGGCTGGCCACCGCGCAGCAGAAGGTCGGCGCTGCACGGCTGGGCGTCAGCGTCGAGGCCGAAGGCAAGACCACGGTGCTGGCGGCGACCCGCCTGGTCGATGCGCCCCGGTGCCAGCTCTACTGGGGACGGTCGGTCGCGCCGGCCTCGCTGCTGTCCGAGGCCGGGCCGCTGGAGCCGGGCGAGCACAAGCGCGACCCGGTGTTCCGGCAGGAGATCCAGGCGCTGTTCGCGCCGCAGTAA
- a CDS encoding cob(I)yrinic acid a,c-diamide adenosyltransferase codes for MGNRLSQIATRTGDDGTTGLGDNTRVPKSSLRVHAMGDVDELNSHIGVLLCERLPDAVRELLVEVQQQLFNLGGELSIPGYELLKAEALAVLDEALAQHNAALPRLQEFILPGGNRSAAQAHVCRTVARRAERAVVALGQAEPLNDTPRRYLNRLSDLMFVLARVLNRMDGGDDVYWKSERLARSASSD; via the coding sequence ATGGGCAATCGCCTGAGCCAGATCGCCACCCGCACCGGCGACGACGGCACCACCGGACTCGGCGACAACACACGCGTGCCCAAGAGCAGCTTGCGGGTGCACGCCATGGGCGATGTCGACGAGCTGAATTCGCACATCGGCGTGCTGCTGTGCGAGCGCTTGCCCGATGCCGTGCGCGAGTTGCTGGTGGAAGTGCAGCAACAGCTGTTCAACCTGGGCGGCGAGCTGTCCATTCCCGGCTACGAATTGCTCAAGGCCGAGGCGCTGGCCGTGCTGGACGAGGCGCTGGCGCAGCACAACGCCGCGTTGCCGCGGCTGCAGGAGTTCATCCTGCCCGGCGGCAACCGGTCCGCCGCGCAGGCGCACGTCTGCCGCACGGTGGCGCGCCGGGCCGAGCGGGCGGTGGTGGCTCTGGGCCAGGCCGAGCCGCTCAACGACACGCCGCGCCGCTACCTCAACCGGCTGTCGGACCTGATGTTCGTGCTGGCCCGCGTGCTCAATCGCATGGACGGCGGTGACGACGTCTACTGGAAGAGCGAGCGGCTGGCCCGCTCGGCTTCCAGCGACTGA
- a CDS encoding solute carrier family 23 protein yields the protein MGMFSWAERPAQVLQQGGVIGPDERLPWPQTAAMGVQHVIAMFGATVLAPILMGFDPNLAILMSGIGTLIFFFITGGKVPSYLGSSFAFIGVVIAATAYAGKGPNANIGVALGGIIACGVVYTIIGFIVHAVGTGWIERLMPPVVTGAVVAVIGLNLAGIPVKNMAASNFDSWMQAVTFVCVALVAVFTRGMVQRLLILVGLIAASIVYAILANGLGLGKPMDFSGIAAAAWFGAPSFAAPVFSGQAMLLIAPVAVILVAENLGHIKAVTAMTGRNLDPYMGRAFIGDGIATMVSGSAGGTGVTTYAENIGVMAATKIYSTAVFVLAALIAILLGFSPKFGAVIQAIPLPVMGGVSIVVFGLIAAAGAKIWVDNRVDFADNRNLIVAAVTLVLGTGDFTLKFGGFALGGIGTATFGAILLYALLSRGGRAPQAAAAPR from the coding sequence ATGGGAATGTTCAGCTGGGCCGAGCGGCCCGCGCAGGTGCTGCAGCAAGGCGGCGTCATCGGCCCCGACGAGCGCCTGCCCTGGCCGCAGACGGCGGCCATGGGGGTGCAGCACGTGATCGCGATGTTCGGCGCCACCGTGCTGGCGCCCATCCTGATGGGGTTCGACCCCAACCTGGCCATCCTGATGAGCGGCATCGGCACGCTCATCTTCTTCTTCATCACCGGCGGCAAGGTGCCCAGCTACCTGGGCTCGAGCTTCGCCTTCATCGGCGTGGTGATCGCCGCCACAGCCTATGCCGGCAAGGGCCCCAACGCCAACATCGGCGTGGCGCTGGGCGGCATCATCGCCTGCGGCGTGGTCTACACGATCATCGGCTTCATCGTCCATGCCGTCGGCACCGGCTGGATCGAGCGCCTGATGCCGCCGGTGGTCACCGGCGCCGTGGTGGCCGTGATCGGCCTGAACCTGGCCGGCATCCCGGTCAAGAACATGGCGGCCAGCAACTTCGATTCGTGGATGCAGGCCGTCACCTTCGTCTGCGTGGCGCTGGTGGCGGTGTTCACCCGCGGCATGGTGCAGCGCCTGCTGATCCTGGTCGGCCTGATCGCCGCCAGCATCGTCTATGCGATCCTGGCCAACGGCCTGGGCCTGGGCAAGCCGATGGACTTCTCCGGCATCGCCGCCGCCGCCTGGTTCGGCGCGCCCAGCTTCGCCGCACCGGTGTTCAGCGGCCAGGCGATGCTGCTGATCGCGCCGGTGGCGGTGATCCTGGTGGCCGAGAACCTGGGCCACATCAAGGCGGTGACCGCCATGACCGGCCGCAACCTCGACCCGTACATGGGCCGCGCCTTCATCGGCGACGGCATCGCCACCATGGTCAGCGGCTCCGCCGGCGGCACCGGCGTCACCACCTACGCCGAGAACATCGGCGTGATGGCGGCCACCAAGATCTATTCGACCGCGGTGTTCGTGCTGGCGGCGCTGATCGCCATCCTGCTGGGCTTCTCGCCCAAGTTCGGCGCCGTGATCCAGGCCATTCCGCTGCCGGTGATGGGCGGCGTGTCGATCGTGGTGTTCGGGCTGATCGCCGCGGCCGGCGCCAAGATCTGGGTCGACAACCGGGTCGACTTCGCCGACAACCGCAACCTGATCGTGGCGGCCGTCACGCTGGTGCTGGGCACCGGCGACTTCACGCTCAAGTTCGGCGGCTTCGCGCTGGGCGGCATCGGTACCGCCACCTTCGGCGCGATCCTGCTGTACGCGCTGCTCAGCCGGGGCGGCCGGGCACCGCAAGCCGCCGCCGCGCCGCGCTGA
- a CDS encoding ParB/RepB/Spo0J family partition protein gives MVTRKPKGLGRGLEALLGPAASGNGAAEAPGANPGQPASLRLSDMVPGVYQPRTRMDEGALYELAESIKAQGIMQPILVRRLAGGEQAGKYEIIAGERRFRAARLAGLDSVPVLVRDVPDESAAAMALIENIQREDLNPLEEAQGLQRLVRDFGLTHEQAAQAVGRSRSAASNLLRLLNLAEPVQTMLMAGDLDMGHARALLALERAAQITAANQITARKLSVREAESLVKKIGAEFQLTSPKPKKEKSRDLRRLEEELSDLLTAEVEIRVKKRIKRAGRAEESGEVAIGFGSLDELSGLIERLRAG, from the coding sequence ATGGTGACCCGAAAACCCAAGGGACTGGGGCGCGGCCTCGAGGCACTGCTGGGACCCGCCGCCAGCGGCAACGGCGCCGCCGAAGCGCCCGGCGCCAACCCCGGCCAGCCGGCCTCGCTGCGGCTGTCGGACATGGTGCCCGGCGTGTACCAGCCGCGCACCCGCATGGACGAGGGCGCGCTGTACGAGCTGGCCGAGAGCATCAAGGCGCAAGGGATCATGCAGCCGATCCTGGTGCGCCGGCTGGCCGGCGGCGAGCAGGCCGGCAAGTACGAAATCATCGCCGGCGAGCGGCGCTTCCGCGCCGCGCGGCTGGCCGGCCTGGACAGCGTGCCGGTGCTGGTGCGCGACGTGCCCGACGAGTCGGCCGCCGCCATGGCGCTGATCGAGAACATCCAGCGCGAGGACCTGAACCCGTTGGAAGAGGCGCAGGGCCTGCAGCGCCTGGTGCGCGACTTCGGCCTGACCCACGAGCAGGCGGCGCAGGCCGTGGGGCGCTCGCGCAGCGCGGCGTCCAACCTGCTGCGCCTGCTGAACCTGGCCGAGCCGGTGCAGACCATGCTGATGGCCGGCGACCTGGACATGGGCCATGCCCGGGCCCTGCTGGCGCTGGAGCGCGCCGCCCAGATCACGGCGGCCAACCAGATCACGGCGCGCAAGCTGTCGGTGCGCGAGGCCGAGTCGCTGGTGAAGAAAATCGGGGCCGAATTCCAGCTCACCTCGCCCAAGCCGAAGAAGGAGAAGTCGCGCGACCTGCGGCGGCTGGAGGAGGAGCTGTCGGACCTGCTCACCGCCGAAGTCGAGATCCGGGTGAAGAAGCGCATCAAGCGCGCCGGCCGCGCCGAGGAGTCGGGCGAAGTGGCGATCGGCTTCGGCTCGCTCGACGAATTGAGCGGCTTGATCGAGCGGCTGCGCGCCGGCTGA
- a CDS encoding acetoacetate--CoA ligase yields the protein MSKPPFVPRLRLYQDWLRSERGLAFDSYDALWRWSVTDLGAFWQSIWDYFELQSPTPHAQVLAEEKMPGARWFEGAQVNFARQVLRHVQPAQAAGLPALVSRNEKGQQHELSWPELQRQAAALALHLKAQGLQPGDRVAAYLPNVPETIVAFLAVVSVGAVWSLCAPDMGTNAVLDRFRQIEPTVLIACDGVTYGGKDHDRGAVVAELKAALPSVRHLLVLRNLGGTAGAGLPPHADFTAAAARRGPEVEAFEPLWLPFDHPLWIVYSSGTTGLPKPIVHGHGGILMTMLLMMALHNDIGCSYDANSFGERYHWYSSTGWVMWNAQMAGLALGTTCCIYDGNPGGSKDQPDWTVLWRFAADLGVTFFGAGAAFFANCMKAGVQLSHYPGLRTVRTLGTTGSPLSEEVQRWGTQQFEQLGVPDIWWCNISGGTDFAGAFIGGNRELPQVAGQMQCRLLGCAVEAWDEQGRPVVGEVGELVCSRPIPSMPLYFWNDPGNQRYLSSYFDMYPNVWRHGDWLEITPEGGCIIYGRSDATINRHGMRMGTSELYSAVEALPEVLDSLVVDLEYLGRESWMALFVVLRPGVEFDEALRARIHGAIRAALSPRFLPDQVFQVPEIPRTLSGKKQELPVKKLLLGQPLEKVVNKDAMANPASLDWFVRLAKERSAADDGLA from the coding sequence ATGAGCAAGCCGCCTTTCGTGCCTCGGCTGAGGCTGTACCAGGACTGGCTGCGCAGCGAGCGCGGGCTGGCCTTCGACTCCTACGACGCGCTCTGGCGCTGGTCGGTCACGGACCTCGGCGCTTTCTGGCAGAGCATCTGGGACTACTTCGAGCTGCAGTCGCCGACGCCGCACGCGCAGGTGCTGGCCGAGGAGAAGATGCCCGGTGCCCGCTGGTTCGAAGGGGCCCAGGTGAACTTCGCGCGGCAGGTGCTGCGGCATGTGCAGCCGGCGCAGGCGGCGGGCCTGCCGGCGCTGGTCAGCCGCAACGAGAAGGGGCAGCAGCACGAGCTGTCCTGGCCCGAGCTGCAGCGGCAGGCGGCGGCGCTGGCGCTGCACCTGAAGGCGCAGGGCCTGCAGCCGGGCGACCGGGTGGCGGCCTACCTGCCCAACGTGCCGGAGACCATCGTCGCCTTCCTGGCGGTGGTCAGCGTCGGCGCCGTGTGGAGCCTGTGCGCGCCCGACATGGGCACGAACGCGGTGCTGGACCGCTTCCGCCAGATCGAGCCGACGGTGCTGATCGCCTGCGACGGCGTGACCTACGGCGGCAAGGACCACGACCGCGGCGCCGTCGTGGCCGAACTGAAGGCGGCGCTGCCGAGCGTGCGGCACCTGCTGGTGCTGCGCAACCTGGGCGGCACGGCCGGCGCCGGGCTGCCGCCGCACGCCGACTTCACCGCCGCCGCGGCGCGCCGCGGCCCCGAGGTCGAGGCCTTCGAGCCGCTCTGGCTGCCGTTCGACCACCCCTTGTGGATCGTCTACTCCAGCGGCACTACCGGCCTGCCCAAGCCGATCGTGCACGGCCACGGCGGCATCCTGATGACGATGCTGCTGATGATGGCGCTGCACAACGACATCGGCTGCAGCTACGACGCCAACAGCTTCGGCGAGCGCTACCACTGGTACAGCTCCACCGGCTGGGTGATGTGGAACGCCCAGATGGCGGGGCTGGCGCTGGGCACCACCTGCTGCATCTACGACGGCAACCCGGGCGGCAGCAAGGACCAGCCCGACTGGACGGTGCTGTGGCGCTTCGCCGCCGACCTGGGCGTGACCTTCTTCGGCGCCGGCGCCGCCTTCTTCGCCAACTGCATGAAGGCCGGGGTGCAGCTCTCGCACTACCCGGGGCTCAGGACCGTGCGCACGCTCGGCACCACCGGCTCGCCCCTGTCGGAAGAGGTCCAGCGCTGGGGCACGCAGCAATTCGAACAGCTGGGCGTGCCCGACATCTGGTGGTGCAACATCTCCGGCGGCACCGATTTCGCCGGCGCCTTCATCGGCGGCAACCGCGAGCTGCCGCAGGTGGCCGGCCAGATGCAGTGCCGCCTGCTCGGCTGCGCGGTGGAGGCCTGGGACGAGCAGGGCCGGCCGGTGGTCGGCGAAGTGGGCGAGCTGGTGTGCAGCCGGCCGATCCCCTCGATGCCGCTGTACTTCTGGAACGACCCGGGCAACCAGCGCTACCTGTCGAGCTACTTCGACATGTACCCGAACGTCTGGCGCCATGGCGACTGGCTCGAGATCACGCCCGAGGGCGGTTGCATCATCTACGGGCGCAGCGACGCCACCATCAACCGGCACGGGATGCGCATGGGCACCAGCGAGTTGTACAGCGCGGTCGAGGCGTTGCCCGAGGTGCTCGATTCGCTGGTGGTCGACCTGGAGTACCTGGGGCGCGAGAGCTGGATGGCGCTGTTCGTGGTGCTGCGGCCCGGCGTCGAGTTCGACGAGGCCCTGCGCGCGCGGATCCACGGCGCGATCCGGGCGGCGCTCAGCCCGCGCTTCCTGCCCGACCAGGTGTTCCAGGTGCCGGAGATCCCGCGCACGCTGTCGGGCAAGAAGCAGGAGCTGCCGGTCAAGAAGCTGCTGCTGGGCCAGCCGCTGGAGAAGGTGGTGAACAAGGACGCGATGGCCAACCCGGCCAGCCTGGACTGGTTCGTGCGGCTGGCGAAGGAGCGCAGCGCGGCCGACGACGGTCTCGCTTAG
- a CDS encoding RBBP9/YdeN family alpha/beta hydrolase translates to MKAGDVLLLPGWQNSGPQHWQSLWEARHGYRRVEQHDWMRPLRGDWSARLEDAVLASEAPVVLVAHSLGCILAAAWASVSRSTARVRGALLVAPGDVERPDLREQLRGWAPIARQPLPFPSVLVASRNDPYCRLERARELAQAWGSRFVDHGEAGHLNADSGLGDWPRGQALLDELMNLRER, encoded by the coding sequence ATGAAGGCTGGTGACGTCCTGCTGCTGCCCGGCTGGCAGAACAGCGGCCCGCAGCACTGGCAGTCGCTGTGGGAAGCGCGGCACGGCTACCGGCGGGTGGAGCAGCACGACTGGATGCGGCCGCTGCGGGGCGACTGGAGCGCGCGGCTGGAGGACGCGGTCCTGGCGAGCGAGGCGCCGGTGGTGCTGGTGGCGCACAGCCTGGGCTGCATCCTGGCCGCGGCCTGGGCCTCGGTGTCGCGCAGCACGGCGCGGGTCCGCGGCGCCCTGCTGGTCGCGCCCGGCGACGTCGAACGGCCCGATCTGCGCGAGCAGCTTCGCGGCTGGGCGCCCATTGCACGCCAGCCCTTGCCCTTTCCCAGCGTGCTGGTGGCCAGCCGCAACGACCCCTATTGCCGCCTGGAGCGCGCCCGAGAGCTGGCGCAAGCCTGGGGCAGCCGCTTCGTCGATCACGGCGAAGCCGGCCACCTCAATGCCGATTCCGGCCTGGGCGATTGGCCGCGCGGCCAGGCCCTGCTCGATGAACTGATGAACCTGCGAGAGAGATGA
- a CDS encoding penicillin-binding protein activator LpoB produces the protein MLHPARPAALILALASTLAGCQTNPPLQNATGVSSMEVDSSRKGPVSGVGVEGQDIVAMTDQMMRDMLAEPIFVETGKRPRVIIDSAYFVNESSQAINRNIITQRLMVNLNRAARARMQFVNRQNTAMVENERALKRSGTTDVGTIGLTKAQLGADYRLSGKINSLDSRNVRTGMVQRYTQISFEMTDLETGEIVWTGIYEFSRAAADDVIYR, from the coding sequence ATGCTCCACCCCGCCAGACCCGCCGCACTGATTCTTGCCCTGGCTTCCACGCTGGCCGGGTGCCAGACCAACCCGCCCCTGCAGAACGCGACCGGGGTGTCGTCGATGGAGGTCGACTCCAGCCGCAAGGGACCGGTGTCGGGGGTGGGGGTCGAAGGCCAGGACATCGTGGCCATGACCGACCAGATGATGCGCGACATGCTGGCCGAGCCGATCTTCGTGGAGACCGGCAAGCGGCCGCGCGTGATCATCGACAGCGCCTACTTCGTCAACGAGAGCTCGCAGGCGATCAACCGCAACATCATCACCCAGCGGCTGATGGTCAACCTCAACCGGGCGGCGCGGGCCCGCATGCAGTTCGTCAACCGCCAGAACACCGCGATGGTGGAGAACGAGCGCGCGCTCAAGCGCTCCGGCACCACCGACGTGGGCACCATCGGCCTGACCAAGGCCCAGCTCGGCGCCGACTACCGCCTGTCCGGCAAGATCAATTCCCTGGACAGCCGCAACGTCAGGACCGGCATGGTGCAGCGCTACACCCAGATCTCGTTCGAGATGACCGACCTGGAGACCGGCGAGATCGTCTGGACCGGCATCTACGAGTTCTCGCGCGCCGCCGCCGACGACGTCATCTACCGCTGA
- a CDS encoding ParA family protein — translation MARIFCVANQKGGVGKTTTTVNLAAGLAKVGQRVLMIDLDPQGNATMGSGVDKRQLELTVYDVLLESASIAEARVHSDKCGYDVLGANRELAGAEVELVDVERRERRLREALATVRDEYDFVLLDCPPSLSMLTLNGLCAAHGVIVPMQCEYFALEGLTDLVNTIKQVHANLNKDLQIIGLLRVMFDPRITLQQQVSEQLKAHFHEKVFDTVIPRNVRLAEAPSYGLPGVVFDPGARGSQAFVEFAHEMVARVKKM, via the coding sequence ATGGCCCGCATTTTTTGTGTCGCCAACCAGAAGGGCGGCGTCGGCAAGACCACCACCACCGTCAACCTGGCCGCCGGCCTGGCCAAGGTCGGCCAGCGCGTGCTGATGATCGACCTGGACCCGCAGGGCAACGCCACCATGGGTTCGGGGGTGGACAAGCGCCAGCTCGAACTGACGGTCTACGACGTGCTGCTGGAGTCGGCCAGCATCGCCGAAGCTCGGGTGCACAGCGACAAGTGCGGCTACGACGTGCTGGGCGCCAACCGCGAGCTGGCCGGCGCCGAAGTGGAACTGGTCGACGTCGAGCGGCGCGAGCGCCGCCTGCGCGAGGCGCTGGCCACAGTGCGGGACGAGTACGATTTCGTGCTGCTCGACTGCCCGCCGTCGCTGTCGATGCTCACCCTCAACGGCCTGTGCGCCGCCCATGGCGTCATCGTGCCGATGCAGTGCGAGTACTTCGCGCTGGAGGGCCTCACCGACCTGGTCAACACCATCAAGCAGGTGCATGCCAACCTGAACAAGGACCTGCAGATCATCGGCCTGCTGCGCGTGATGTTCGATCCGCGCATCACGCTGCAGCAGCAGGTGAGCGAGCAGTTGAAGGCCCACTTCCACGAGAAGGTGTTCGACACCGTGATCCCGCGCAACGTGCGCCTGGCCGAGGCGCCCAGCTACGGACTGCCGGGCGTGGTGTTCGACCCCGGGGCCCGCGGCAGCCAGGCCTTCGTCGAGTTCGCCCACGAGATGGTCGCCCGCGTGAAGAAGATGTGA
- a CDS encoding glycine zipper 2TM domain-containing protein, whose product MKIRTVTLLAACTLLGACAHRPAPVNYGHPALNAAAAPAPRLQNDPGRVALGTVIGGLAGAQVGGGSGRLAAAGAGAAIGAMAAQGDYSHEAALGGLAGGLIGSQVGGGSGRLAATAAGAGLGAWLAVPRN is encoded by the coding sequence ATGAAGATCCGCACCGTCACCCTGCTGGCTGCCTGCACGCTGCTGGGCGCCTGCGCCCACCGGCCGGCGCCGGTGAACTATGGCCATCCGGCGTTGAATGCGGCGGCGGCACCGGCGCCGCGCCTGCAGAACGATCCCGGCCGGGTGGCACTCGGCACGGTGATCGGTGGGCTGGCCGGCGCGCAGGTGGGCGGCGGCTCGGGCCGGCTGGCGGCGGCCGGCGCCGGCGCGGCGATCGGCGCGATGGCGGCCCAGGGCGACTACAGCCACGAGGCGGCGCTGGGCGGGCTGGCCGGCGGCCTGATCGGCTCGCAGGTCGGCGGCGGCAGCGGCCGGCTGGCGGCGACCGCGGCCGGCGCGGGTCTGGGCGCCTGGCTGGCGGTGCCCCGGAACTAG